A window of the Hemitrygon akajei chromosome 22, sHemAka1.3, whole genome shotgun sequence genome harbors these coding sequences:
- the cenpx gene encoding centromere protein X, with the protein MESARFKKELISKLLYFYFTDQKTKVSGDAVIIMCEMIKLFVLEAAARTARQASSENSKAAEIDHFEKVLPQLLLDF; encoded by the exons GAATTGATCAGTAAGTTGTTGTACTTCTATTTTACAGACCAGAAAACAAAAG TCAGTGGTGATGCTGTCATCATTATGTGTGAAATGATAAAGCTATTTGTTCTTG AAGCGGCAGCTCGAACGGCCAGGCAGGCTTCCTCTGAAAACTCTAAGGCAGCAGAGATTGACCATTTTGAGAAGGTTTTGCCCCAGCTG CTGCTGGATTTCTAG